From a region of the Haematobia irritans isolate KBUSLIRL chromosome 4, ASM5000362v1, whole genome shotgun sequence genome:
- the LOC142235381 gene encoding uncharacterized protein LOC142235381, which produces MEKYIINFICELDDSSNGSNLCYLQKKRYLKYKKRNLILQQVCKTIRRIPKILGYFEVVNQYPDDVFFNHFRMSRSTFQSLLCALEPFWITRSKGRCAYNLEECLLITLWKMSNGCVSFRHISDRFNVGMGLFVCSFVSVKSAIFILRVFYYVCATYATLLHFRTYDACSVAGCCNYECDAQQLQRNTAFPKRPRFTDFELSNQQL; this is translated from the exons atggaaaagtatataataaattttatttgtgaattAGATGACTCTTCAAATGGGTCAAATCTATgttatttacagaaaaaaagatATCTAAAGTATAAAAAGCGAAATTTAATACTGCAACAAGTTTGCAAGACGATACGAagaattccaaaaattttgggatACTTTGAAGTCGTCAATCAATATCCGGATGATGTTTTTTTCAATCACTTCCGTATGAGCCGATCTACATTTCAA TCCTTGCTGTGTGCGCTTGAACCATTCTGGATAACACGTAGCAAGGGCCGTTGTGCGTATAATTTGGAAGAATGCTTACTTATCACTTTGTGGAAGATGAGTAATGGTTGTGTGAGCTTCCGGCATATAAGTGATCGATTTAACGTAGGAATGGGCCTATTTGTCTGCTCCTTCGTGAGCGTGAAATCAG CCATTTTTATACTGCGTGTTTTTTACTACGTTTGCGCAACATATGCTACATTGTTGCATTTTAGAACATATGACGCTTGCAGTGTTGCCGGATGTTGCAATTATGAATGTGATGCGCAGCAGTTGCAGCGCAACACTGCGTTTCCGAAAAGGCCCAGGTTCACAGATTTTGAGCTATCAAATCaacaattatga